One part of the Microlunatus elymi genome encodes these proteins:
- a CDS encoding sulfatase-like hydrolase/transferase, which produces MDNLGFGELSCYSGGPFRGASTSRIDAFAGDGFRLTNYCPESQCTPSRSALLTGRHSIRSGTHSVPIGAGSNWGLVAWERTLGDLLGEAGYACAAYGKWHVGEGPGRWPTDHGFREWYGPPRTTTRRCGLLTPGTSRAETRCRACWRSVPDPTFPPRKIS; this is translated from the coding sequence GTGGACAATCTCGGATTCGGTGAGCTGAGCTGCTACTCGGGCGGACCATTTCGAGGGGCGTCGACGTCGCGTATCGATGCGTTCGCCGGCGACGGCTTCCGCTTGACCAACTACTGCCCTGAATCGCAGTGCACCCCGAGCCGGTCGGCCCTGCTGACGGGTCGCCACTCGATCCGATCCGGAACCCACAGTGTCCCGATCGGCGCCGGCTCCAACTGGGGCCTGGTCGCGTGGGAAAGGACACTTGGCGACCTGTTGGGGGAGGCGGGCTACGCGTGCGCCGCGTACGGGAAGTGGCACGTCGGGGAGGGGCCGGGACGGTGGCCCACTGATCATGGGTTTCGGGAGTGGTACGGGCCGCCGCGCACTACGACGAGGCGTTGTGGCCTACTGACCCCTGGTACGTCCCGGGCCGAGACCCGGTGTCGCGCATGCTGGAGATCCGTGCCGGATCCGACGTTCCCGCCGAGAAAGATCAGCTGA
- a CDS encoding IS481 family transposase: protein MDVVEVAARTGVHRATVHRWVARYLAEQIGGLADRSHRPVSCPHQAGEPVEVAVAEMRRLHPRWGSRRIRLELLRGPLPWARDGSVPLPVPSERTIDRILIRQGLLRQRPRKRPRESFIRFQREGPMQLWGIDIVGGIELVDVRTGEIRGAKIVTGVDDHSRFCVMAAVVERATGRAVCLAFAQALARYGVPEEVITDNGKQFTDRFNRYGPSRGEVLFDKICRKNGITHRLTRPASPNQNGKVERFHGTFRPDFLDQAGPFASVEAAQAAVDAWVAGYNADRPHQALDDKVPVVPADRFTPAAAVPGIGLWVPTGLGILNTTSDPANAGKSANDHEPPRVHDLGDDHEPVSGQPAVRVPGSGAAIELDRVVPASGNMALCNNQFWLGPGRAGQVVRFWIDCQWVHLSIGGTRVKSLRSRFTVTDLDVLTGQGAVPAGAPPLPAKPGPGSRASRTVTEVERTVGRAGTVSLGNRVVLAAEILAGRRVGIFIEEGAPLLFFDPDTRELLRVRPNPLEPGEAFDLRHARPVGPVPRPSTEPITVQRRASNTGVVTVAGQHVALGREHQHRTVTVHVSETSLAIELPGADELVVRRTTIDPVRSIKGQRPRTAEPSVS from the coding sequence ATGGATGTGGTCGAGGTTGCGGCCCGGACCGGGGTGCATCGAGCGACGGTGCATCGGTGGGTGGCCCGCTATTTGGCTGAGCAGATCGGCGGTCTGGCGGATCGGTCGCATCGGCCGGTGTCGTGTCCGCATCAGGCTGGTGAGCCGGTCGAGGTGGCGGTGGCGGAGATGCGGCGGTTGCATCCGCGGTGGGGTTCGCGGCGGATCCGGTTGGAGTTGTTGCGTGGACCGCTGCCTTGGGCTCGGGATGGTTCGGTGCCGTTGCCGGTGCCGTCGGAGCGGACGATCGATCGGATCCTGATCCGTCAGGGGTTGTTGCGGCAGCGGCCGCGGAAACGGCCGCGGGAGTCGTTTATCCGGTTCCAGCGTGAGGGGCCGATGCAGTTGTGGGGCATCGATATTGTCGGCGGGATCGAGCTGGTCGATGTGCGGACCGGGGAGATTCGGGGCGCGAAGATCGTGACCGGGGTTGATGATCATTCCCGGTTTTGTGTGATGGCGGCGGTGGTGGAACGGGCGACCGGCCGGGCGGTGTGTCTGGCCTTTGCGCAGGCGCTGGCCCGGTATGGGGTGCCGGAGGAAGTGATCACCGATAACGGCAAGCAGTTCACCGACCGGTTCAACCGGTATGGGCCCAGCCGGGGTGAGGTGTTGTTCGACAAGATCTGCCGCAAGAACGGCATCACGCACCGGCTGACCCGGCCGGCCTCGCCGAATCAGAACGGCAAAGTGGAGAGATTTCACGGCACGTTCCGGCCCGACTTCCTCGATCAGGCTGGCCCGTTCGCATCGGTTGAGGCCGCCCAGGCCGCGGTGGATGCCTGGGTGGCCGGCTATAACGCCGACCGGCCGCACCAGGCACTAGACGACAAGGTGCCGGTAGTGCCGGCCGACCGGTTCACCCCCGCTGCGGCCGTGCCAGGGATTGGGTTGTGGGTGCCGACCGGGTTAGGGATCCTCAACACCACCAGCGATCCCGCCAACGCCGGCAAGTCAGCAAATGATCACGAACCGCCGCGTGTTCATGACCTGGGTGATGATCATGAACCGGTGAGCGGGCAACCAGCGGTTCGGGTGCCGGGCAGTGGTGCGGCGATCGAGTTGGATCGGGTGGTGCCGGCGTCGGGGAACATGGCGTTGTGCAACAACCAGTTCTGGCTCGGACCGGGCCGGGCAGGTCAGGTGGTGCGGTTTTGGATCGACTGCCAATGGGTGCACCTGTCGATCGGCGGAACCCGGGTCAAGTCCTTGCGATCTCGGTTCACCGTCACCGACCTCGATGTGCTGACCGGCCAAGGTGCGGTGCCGGCCGGTGCGCCGCCGTTGCCGGCCAAGCCCGGTCCGGGCAGCCGGGCCAGTCGGACCGTGACCGAGGTCGAGCGGACCGTGGGCCGAGCCGGCACCGTGTCGCTGGGCAACCGGGTGGTCCTGGCAGCGGAGATTCTGGCCGGGCGTCGGGTCGGCATCTTCATCGAGGAAGGTGCCCCGCTGCTGTTCTTCGACCCCGACACGCGAGAACTGCTGCGGGTGCGACCCAACCCGCTGGAACCGGGTGAGGCGTTCGATCTCAGACACGCCCGCCCGGTCGGCCCGGTTCCCCGGCCCTCGACCGAGCCGATCACCGTCCAGCGGCGGGCCTCCAACACCGGCGTCGTCACCGTCGCCGGCCAGCACGTCGCGCTCGGCCGAGAACACCAACACCGCACCGTCACCGTGCATGTGTCCGAGACCAGTCTGGCTATCGAGTTGCCCGGAGCCGATGAACTCGTGGTCCGCAGGACCACCATCGACCCGGTGCGTAGCATCAAGGGACAGCGGCCACGGACCGCTGAACCCTCAGTTTCCTAG
- a CDS encoding sulfatase-like hydrolase/transferase — protein sequence MLEIRAGSDVPAEKDQLTLDIRRDCDLDYLRRVEDFIRASHAQQTPFFVYFNHSLMHMPVIPREEFGGRTGQGEWADSLLELDSDFGRLLDLIDDLDLAGNTLVVFAGDNGPEDILLWRGSPGYWEGSYFAGGEGNLRTPCIVRWPRHIPAGTSSDEIMHVTDWFTTILHMAGLTAPTDRIIDGIDQTDWLTGNSQQSAREGYLYWMGPELYGAKWHNFKLVLVAQRYLEDTAAKLPTPRIINLTTDPQEREPVALPYLHTWTAKHFNAMIEDFQASLKREPPIPVGAALDWVPTS from the coding sequence ATGCTGGAGATCCGTGCCGGATCCGACGTTCCCGCCGAGAAAGATCAGCTGACCTTGGACATCCGGCGCGACTGCGATTTGGACTACCTCCGGCGCGTCGAGGACTTCATCCGTGCCAGTCACGCTCAACAAACGCCGTTCTTCGTGTACTTCAACCACTCACTGATGCACATGCCGGTGATCCCGCGTGAAGAGTTCGGTGGCCGGACCGGTCAGGGAGAGTGGGCCGACAGCTTGCTGGAACTCGACAGCGATTTTGGCCGGCTTCTCGACCTCATCGACGATCTTGACCTCGCCGGCAACACCTTGGTGGTCTTCGCCGGCGACAACGGACCCGAAGACATCTTGCTGTGGCGCGGTTCTCCCGGCTACTGGGAAGGCTCCTACTTCGCCGGGGGCGAGGGCAATCTCCGCACTCCCTGCATAGTGCGATGGCCACGGCATATCCCCGCGGGCACAAGCAGTGACGAGATCATGCACGTCACCGACTGGTTCACCACAATCCTGCACATGGCCGGTCTGACGGCACCCACCGACCGCATCATCGACGGCATCGACCAGACAGACTGGCTGACCGGAAACAGCCAGCAATCGGCGCGTGAGGGGTATCTGTACTGGATGGGCCCCGAGTTGTACGGCGCCAAGTGGCACAACTTCAAGCTCGTTCTCGTCGCTCAGCGGTACCTGGAGGACACGGCCGCCAAGCTCCCCACCCCACGCATCATCAACCTGACCACCGACCCCCAGGAACGCGAACCCGTCGCACTTCCGTACCTGCACACCTGGACCGCCAAACACTTCAACGCCATGATCGAAGACTTCCAGGCCAGCCTGAAGCGCGAACCGCCAATTCCAGTTGGCGCCGCACTGGACTGGGTCCCCACGTCATAA
- a CDS encoding DUF5979 domain-containing protein — MTVTMPAGGQVGAGPSNVYHLAPGIVWVDKTITGPAAGEQGDIELLVSCPALGKAASWVIPAGAQAGSQHRYRGGIPGGTTCTVTETATGASRTVEVTAQGSGESATVRPRGIARLTVTNTVTSVKSDDGEHRTVTPGGNGPAGNGGQGGPGTAGALPNTGAAEGLWATAVLGAALTRPVHCWWPGAARRRFGVANGRPW, encoded by the coding sequence GTGACCGTGACCATGCCGGCCGGTGGACAAGTCGGCGCCGGCCCGTCGAACGTCTACCACTTGGCGCCCGGAATCGTTTGGGTGGACAAGACGATCACCGGACCGGCCGCCGGAGAGCAAGGCGACATCGAACTCCTGGTGTCCTGCCCGGCCTTGGGCAAGGCGGCCAGCTGGGTGATCCCGGCCGGAGCCCAAGCAGGTAGTCAGCACCGCTACCGGGGCGGGATACCCGGCGGTACGACGTGCACGGTCACCGAGACCGCCACCGGCGCATCGAGGACCGTCGAGGTCACGGCCCAGGGCAGCGGTGAGTCGGCGACGGTCCGGCCTCGCGGCATCGCCCGGTTGACGGTGACCAACACCGTGACGTCGGTGAAGAGCGACGACGGAGAACACCGCACCGTGACTCCGGGAGGCAACGGCCCGGCGGGCAACGGCGGCCAAGGCGGCCCGGGCACCGCCGGCGCGCTGCCCAACACCGGTGCCGCCGAAGGTCTCTGGGCGACCGCCGTCCTCGGCGCCGCGCTCACCCGGCCGGTGCACTGCTGGTGGCCAGGAGCCGCAAGACGCAGGTTCGGCGTGGCTAACGGGCGGCCTTGGTGA
- a CDS encoding DUF4234 domain-containing protein yields MAEVVSIDGKPYLKRRPIAVLLLTVVTLFVYWVIWYYKINNDARRYLRDPTIKPWLSALAIAPGLILIVPPFISIYRTGTRIRRMESSAAIDKPLHPLLGVLCALLTSITLIFAGGTGYYYQQHLNTLFTKAAR; encoded by the coding sequence GTGGCCGAGGTCGTAAGTATCGATGGCAAGCCCTACCTGAAACGCAGGCCGATCGCTGTACTCCTGCTGACAGTCGTCACACTCTTCGTCTACTGGGTCATCTGGTACTACAAGATCAACAACGACGCACGCCGCTACCTCCGCGACCCCACCATCAAACCCTGGCTCAGCGCACTCGCGATCGCACCCGGACTCATCCTGATCGTCCCGCCATTCATCTCCATCTACCGCACCGGCACCCGCATCCGCAGGATGGAATCCAGCGCCGCGATCGACAAACCGCTCCACCCACTACTCGGTGTCCTCTGCGCCCTGCTCACCAGCATCACCCTCATCTTCGCCGGCGGCACCGGCTACTACTACCAACAACACCTCAACACGCTCTTCACCAAGGCCGCCCGTTAG
- a CDS encoding DUF3732 domain-containing protein, whose translation MQLVALGVYGKKGQRRDVKFQTNALNILTGKSKTGKTAILDIAEYCLGRDTVTISQGTISDIASWYYVLVQFSDERVLICRPNPETATTNRAMVRTGGLDLTAPDFAELEVNADTDVVRDTLSGRLGIEAFTVEADASSLRSSFDVSVRQALFFCFQTQGEIASRDILFHRQVKDEIRGTIRETLPYFLGAATPEQAAIRRQLVTARRALQRTLNAMRSMEQDLEQQDARITHIIESATSLDVLPGDAVLAREGVLSLLEEIMAYSTASDLGGGDETSLRRRLLTEERNSLRSRVREIDDQIELLERLGKEQSDELGEAGYQVQRLRALDLLVPAGDLTDGDVSVCPLCDQSLSHRDETIDELRAVLERLELRLQSSTGAAARRDASIERLRGRRAPLIEAIQENLIELDALAQQEGAIADGRERAERIAFLQGRVSQELERGVDVAGDLAELRAAERQQRGRLARLEELADRDNPDALLRSAVDAISDLMTDYARFLQLEGSEHYVRLDPVQLTVAIQRPGGRIPLARMGSAENWVGYHLAAHLALHHWFATNDRPVPRFLMFDQPTQAFFPEEIVDAADDENADWEAVRRQFTLMRDVVAALDGSLQVIVCDHANLADGWFQDAVIDNWRNGVALIPSGWLEE comes from the coding sequence ATGCAGTTAGTTGCGCTCGGCGTCTACGGGAAGAAGGGCCAAAGGCGCGATGTGAAGTTCCAGACCAACGCACTAAACATTTTGACGGGCAAATCAAAGACAGGGAAAACGGCGATCTTGGACATCGCTGAATATTGTCTCGGCCGCGATACAGTTACGATCTCGCAAGGGACAATCAGTGATATCGCATCTTGGTACTACGTACTGGTGCAGTTTTCTGACGAAAGAGTGCTCATCTGCAGGCCGAACCCTGAAACGGCGACCACCAACCGGGCAATGGTTCGAACCGGGGGCTTAGATCTCACAGCCCCAGATTTCGCGGAATTGGAGGTTAATGCCGACACAGACGTCGTTCGAGACACACTTTCGGGACGCCTCGGCATAGAAGCATTCACGGTTGAGGCGGATGCAAGTTCCCTACGATCGTCTTTCGATGTCTCGGTCCGCCAGGCGCTGTTCTTTTGCTTCCAAACGCAAGGGGAAATTGCAAGTCGCGACATACTGTTCCATCGGCAGGTAAAGGATGAGATCCGCGGAACCATTCGTGAGACGCTCCCGTATTTTCTGGGCGCCGCGACTCCCGAGCAGGCTGCAATTCGACGCCAACTGGTGACCGCCCGACGGGCTCTCCAACGGACGTTAAACGCGATGAGATCCATGGAACAGGACTTGGAGCAGCAAGACGCGCGTATCACCCACATTATCGAGTCTGCTACATCCCTCGACGTGCTTCCGGGCGACGCCGTATTAGCGCGTGAAGGAGTACTGTCGCTCCTTGAGGAGATAATGGCCTACTCGACGGCCTCAGACTTGGGCGGTGGGGACGAAACATCGTTGCGGCGGCGCCTACTGACGGAGGAACGCAATTCCCTCAGGAGTCGCGTTCGCGAGATCGACGACCAGATTGAGTTACTGGAGCGGCTAGGGAAGGAACAATCGGACGAACTGGGCGAAGCCGGCTATCAGGTACAGCGGCTACGAGCTTTGGACTTGCTAGTGCCAGCTGGGGACCTAACCGATGGCGATGTCAGCGTGTGCCCGCTTTGTGACCAAAGCCTGTCTCATCGAGACGAAACGATTGATGAACTCCGTGCAGTGTTGGAGCGCCTGGAGCTGCGCCTTCAGTCCTCGACTGGAGCCGCCGCACGACGTGATGCGAGCATCGAACGCTTGCGCGGCAGACGGGCCCCACTCATAGAGGCAATTCAAGAGAATCTGATTGAACTTGACGCCTTAGCACAGCAAGAAGGCGCCATAGCGGATGGCCGGGAACGGGCCGAGCGAATCGCTTTTCTCCAAGGCCGAGTCAGTCAGGAGTTGGAACGTGGCGTAGACGTGGCCGGGGACCTCGCCGAGTTGAGAGCTGCCGAACGTCAGCAGCGAGGACGGTTGGCCCGGCTCGAGGAGTTGGCGGATCGCGATAACCCCGACGCCTTGCTTCGGTCGGCGGTGGACGCAATTTCGGATCTGATGACTGACTATGCGCGGTTCCTCCAACTCGAAGGGTCTGAGCATTACGTCCGCCTTGACCCGGTCCAGCTGACCGTGGCAATCCAGCGCCCTGGCGGCCGAATTCCGCTAGCTCGTATGGGTAGTGCAGAGAACTGGGTGGGCTACCATCTGGCCGCGCACCTCGCTCTTCATCATTGGTTCGCAACTAATGACCGACCAGTCCCGCGCTTCCTGATGTTCGACCAGCCGACGCAAGCATTCTTTCCTGAGGAGATTGTCGACGCCGCGGATGATGAAAACGCTGACTGGGAAGCTGTGCGACGACAATTCACTCTCATGCGGGACGTCGTGGCTGCTCTCGATGGCTCGCTGCAGGTCATCGTGTGCGACCACGCCAACCTGGCCGATGGATGGTTCCAGGACGCGGTGATAGACAACTGGCGCAACGGCGTTGCTCTCATCCCATCGGGGTGGCTAGAGGAGTAG
- a CDS encoding ABC-three component system protein produces MASGAPQHSAAGQALGYLHQCMWALVELGRRAPDPATQLRLECLDDIQFDASGTPEELLQTKHHIGSSSGSLTPSSTDLWRTLNVWMDLQSCEDLLLRLVTTQKIPSNSPLRGLRSGADRDTAGALSALVKAAEESRSSTSAPWRQKFIKMGIDGQEELIGKIVIDDNSTQASDFDKDLTRTFRFAIPVGKEPVFTHLIKGWWAGISVQLLAGNLEAITGNDLVLQVNDIADQLKHDTLPVDPQVMQDYDESIVDTYKDRPFVQQLLWIAFENNRLWKAIRDYHRAYSQRSFWLRHQLLAEAELDRYAFKLHDEWEQIFDASMASMSHSGRTDAELVGQEILAELTKTCRARVRERFDEQWFNRGMLHALADGELGQRIGWHPEFEKKLEALLIHV; encoded by the coding sequence GTGGCATCTGGCGCGCCGCAGCACAGCGCTGCTGGGCAGGCGCTTGGCTATCTCCACCAATGCATGTGGGCCCTCGTCGAGCTGGGGCGCCGCGCCCCAGATCCTGCGACCCAGCTTCGATTGGAGTGCCTGGACGATATTCAGTTTGACGCGAGCGGCACTCCAGAAGAGCTTCTCCAGACAAAGCATCACATTGGATCGTCCTCGGGCTCCCTCACTCCGTCCAGCACGGATCTGTGGCGGACACTAAATGTCTGGATGGACCTACAGTCCTGCGAAGACTTACTGCTGCGCCTGGTTACGACCCAGAAGATCCCCAGCAACTCCCCCCTTCGTGGCCTGCGGTCCGGGGCCGATCGGGATACAGCCGGCGCATTGAGCGCTCTGGTTAAGGCCGCAGAGGAGTCGCGGAGCAGCACCAGCGCACCATGGCGACAAAAATTCATCAAGATGGGCATCGACGGCCAGGAGGAGTTGATCGGAAAAATCGTGATTGACGATAACTCCACTCAAGCCTCTGATTTCGACAAGGACTTGACCAGAACCTTTCGATTCGCCATCCCGGTTGGCAAGGAACCTGTCTTCACGCACCTCATCAAGGGCTGGTGGGCGGGAATATCTGTCCAGTTGCTTGCGGGCAATCTCGAGGCGATCACGGGAAACGACCTCGTCTTACAAGTCAACGACATTGCAGATCAGCTGAAGCACGACACTTTACCTGTGGATCCACAGGTAATGCAGGACTACGATGAGTCCATAGTCGACACCTATAAAGACCGACCCTTTGTTCAACAACTGCTCTGGATAGCGTTCGAAAACAACCGGTTATGGAAAGCGATCCGCGATTACCATCGCGCCTATTCTCAACGGTCCTTTTGGCTCAGGCATCAATTACTTGCGGAAGCGGAGTTGGATCGCTACGCGTTCAAGTTGCACGACGAGTGGGAGCAGATCTTCGATGCGAGCATGGCCTCCATGTCGCATTCTGGACGCACTGACGCAGAGCTTGTCGGGCAGGAAATCTTGGCGGAACTTACCAAGACCTGTCGCGCACGGGTACGTGAGCGGTTCGACGAACAGTGGTTCAATCGCGGGATGCTTCATGCACTTGCGGACGGAGAATTGGGCCAAAGAATCGGGTGGCACCCTGAATTTGAGAAGAAGTTGGAGGCCTTACTGATTCATGTCTGA
- a CDS encoding three component ABC system middle component encodes MSEMRSDDSSRTARSPEAIALFNVVFTSELLVNACWNKARIGSSGLDWPAAYLILPLTLHPPTRESLPRDRRITLSRWAVRQPDLLADMEYRVATMVQPTKRAIRHGLRARRLGMDGTSLVALKRPKQPAKNWPEELQKSVRAAAICGQWFNAVDTHMAFELLGIGN; translated from the coding sequence ATGTCTGAGATGCGAAGCGATGACTCTTCTCGGACGGCAAGGTCACCCGAGGCAATCGCACTGTTCAACGTTGTCTTCACGTCGGAACTGTTGGTGAATGCGTGCTGGAATAAGGCTCGAATAGGTTCGAGCGGGTTGGACTGGCCCGCTGCGTATTTGATTCTCCCATTGACCCTGCACCCGCCAACGCGCGAAAGTCTACCGCGAGATCGCCGGATCACGCTCTCGCGATGGGCAGTAAGGCAGCCCGACCTGCTTGCCGACATGGAGTACCGGGTCGCAACAATGGTGCAGCCGACGAAGCGGGCAATTCGCCACGGACTGCGAGCACGCCGGCTGGGCATGGATGGAACTTCTCTCGTGGCATTGAAGCGACCGAAACAGCCAGCGAAGAATTGGCCGGAAGAACTTCAGAAGTCCGTTCGGGCGGCTGCGATCTGCGGCCAATGGTTCAACGCAGTCGACACACACATGGCATTTGAGTTGCTTGGGATCGGAAATTGA
- a CDS encoding thioester domain-containing protein, with protein MRSFFRAAGALIVAITLCLLATGTAAAIPGNGPAPSIRGDNTQITFTSLGPGQAVRGYIADLDNPFDSSVEPYPSSDPTAGFSPLNESFAGILRGTPAGGGAETSLYCIDIRTTTQIGIGYELGTWDESNVPNVGLVARILNEYYPQTDAPAGLTTNQRAAAVQAAIWYFTDKYVLAVIGHR; from the coding sequence ATGCGATCTTTCTTCCGGGCCGCGGGCGCGTTGATCGTGGCGATAACGCTGTGTTTGCTCGCAACCGGAACTGCTGCGGCGATACCGGGCAACGGCCCGGCCCCGTCGATCCGCGGCGACAACACGCAGATCACGTTCACCAGCCTTGGTCCCGGTCAGGCAGTCCGGGGCTACATCGCCGACCTCGACAATCCGTTCGACTCGTCCGTCGAACCGTATCCCAGTTCTGATCCGACCGCGGGATTCAGCCCGCTCAACGAAAGCTTTGCCGGAATCCTGCGCGGCACACCGGCCGGCGGCGGTGCCGAGACGAGCCTGTACTGCATCGACATCAGGACCACGACACAGATCGGCATCGGCTATGAACTCGGCACCTGGGATGAATCCAATGTGCCCAACGTCGGACTGGTGGCGAGGATTCTCAACGAGTACTACCCGCAGACCGACGCCCCCGCCGGACTGACCACGAACCAGAGGGCTGCTGCCGTGCAGGCAGCCATCTGGTACTTCACGGACAAATACGTCCTCGCGGTGATCGGGCACCGGTGA
- a CDS encoding helix-turn-helix transcriptional regulator, whose protein sequence is MVPGGDPPTDWWTTEDVANALGVSASTIRAYLARSQMPTPDRTMGNMRLWRPETIQEWHASRPRKRQAQKRERG, encoded by the coding sequence ATGGTGCCGGGAGGCGATCCGCCGACTGACTGGTGGACGACAGAGGATGTGGCTAACGCGCTGGGCGTGTCCGCTTCCACCATCCGGGCGTACCTGGCTCGCAGCCAAATGCCTACACCCGACCGAACCATGGGCAACATGCGGCTGTGGCGCCCGGAGACCATCCAGGAGTGGCACGCGAGCCGTCCCAGGAAGCGCCAGGCTCAGAAGCGCGAGCGTGGGTGA